A window of Plasmodium vinckei vinckei genome assembly, chromosome: PVVCY_03 genomic DNA:
ACATGTGTAAAGGggatttcattttttgcatAAAAAGTATCACATAATATTCtaaatttgaataaaagtaaaatcataaaaacttaaaattagaaaatgtGCAatgatgttttttttattcttaattgtataatattaaaaaaaaaaaaaaaatatattttggctagctaactttttattaatttttttttttgttaatattttttatgaatgaatatgtatacacattttttaaggAAAGGTTAGTATAAGATTGGCTTATATGCGATttagtttattttattatttggtaATTTTTTGCTTATTAGTAGGGAAaagatttattttaatttgtttttagaaaagataaatatatatgcaagtAATATTTAATGCAAAATCGAGGTAAAAATTGATTGGGTATATAAcagtattattttaaaaacaagtgtaaaaaaaaaatgagtaACTTACCATGGgtagaaaaatataggccaaaaaaattagatgACATAGTTCATCAAACAAATGCAATATCAATGTTAAAGgaagtaataaaaacaaaaaatatgccaCACTTAATATTTCATGGTCCTCCAGGGACAGGTAAAACATCAGCAATAAATGCTTTAGCACATGAATTGTTTGGTAAGGAGAATATTAGTGAACGTGTGTTAGAATTAAATGCATCAGATGATCGAGGTATTAATGTAGTTcgtgaaaaaataaaagcatATACAAGAATAAGtataagtaaaaataaaataaataatgaaacaaaTGAGGCATTACCACCATGGAAATTAGTTGTTTTAGATGAAGCAGATATGATGACAGAGGATGCTCAATCCGCTTTAAGACGGataatagaaatatattcaaaCGTTACaagatttatattaatatgtaattatattcataaaatatcaGACCCTATTTATAGTAGGTGTTCATGTTATAGATTTCAAGGAATaccaataaatataaaaaaagaaaaattattatacatatgtaataatgagaatattaatatttccGATGATGCATTAActaaaataattgaaaCAACTCAAGGAGATTTAAGAAGAGCTGTTTCTGTTTTACAATTATGTTCATGTATTGATTCAAAGATTACAGTAGAATCTGTTTTAGATATATCTGGTTTACCTGATaatgatattatattaaaaattgtagaTTCATGTAAAGTAAAagattttaaaattttggaAAAAACAATTCAAGATATAATTGAAGATGGTTTTGAtgtatcatatatttttaaagcattaaatgaatattttgttatGTGTCAAGACATTAATGattcaataaaatatcaaatattAATGGAATTATCTCGACACGATTTTCGTTTACATAACGGTGCTACCAAATATATTCAGCTCATGAGTTTTGCTTCCTCTGTGCACTCACTACTCAACCAAGCATAATCAGAAAAATTTGTGGAAGGGGGAGAAATCTAGGAAGcattttctaaatttttttctcaatTTTTTCTGCATttttcatgtttttttcaactttttCTGCATTTTTCATGTTTTTCTCAACTTTTCCAAGCAAGCCAAATAGTTGGTAtgcaaattttaaaaaaacttaTATACCTGATAAATgacataatattattttttcattgtaACAAAAggtttatgtatatatgaatttttttcatgtcAAATAAAAGGTATACTATTTACTAGTTATGAAAATTAggttaattttatttcattgaAATATCAATTTCAAAATGAACACTctctatatatgtatgtacgTTGAATATTACAAGACAGTTTTATGCACACATATAGTAAATTGAATTAggattttaaaatttgtaataacaatataacctaaatatgtatttaaattattgtgTGTAATGATttagataaaatatatttacttacatttttgttttactGTTTATTTTGCTAGCTATATGGATATACCTCAATTTTTCAAATCCgttgaaaaaatgaaaagtgTTATATgggaattattattaagaaatattttttaaatatttttatttttctacatttttctaaatttttctacatttttctagattttttcacatttttcTAGATTTGTTtagcattattatatgataaaataattaaacatgttaaataaaattaagttagacaatataaatatattattccattttagggggacatatatataaaacctTTTTGACAAAACATGAggaactaaaaaaataggcACTCAGAAAATATAAGATTAAGAAATATATCGAGTAATATAATGATAAGTTTGAAGATACAGAATATGAATCGGTTGGAAGATGATAAGGAGAATTTTGAGGAGAATGCAGGAAACTTATTtgagtatatatatgagaTGATAAAAcgtaaaaacaaattaagaagattacaattaaaaataaatttatattgtataaaaagatttgtaaacataattaataatacatgTTTGTTAGTAAAAgttattaatgaaaattatataattataaataaggataatattgaaagtggaaataataagggaaatatttataaagtaATTTTTGTGTggttattgtttttatatataatatcattttttacatttttttttcgtaaattttttataatgaatattttgccaaataattatgataatttatttagtCTATATAAAGTTTTTCAggcaattaaaaatgtagattctaataatatatccgttcttgaattttttgaaaaatttcaaaaaacctattttataataaataaattttttgaagaTATTcctcaattttttttatgtttattattttttatattaaatgggaaagattattttttaatattcaCTATGATATGtccttttgtttttttttctgttgGCCTTTTAAATCATGGATTGGGGCTTGGCGGTTTGTTGAGGTCGAGTCTTTGGGTATCCCTTAATTTGATAGAGTTAGCAtggaaaagaaataaaaatcataaTAGATGGGGAAATACATTTGCATTCATTGGATTGTTTCACTTCTTACCCTTTTCAGTGGCATATTCATAAAGCACGATGCTGTACCAccaaatatgttttttttattgtattcAAGCATTGGTAAGGCAAGCATATCGAATCGTGTTCTTCTTTCTCTTTTTGTGTTAATTAATttcattctttttttgtaatttttttgtaatgtAGTTTTTTTTGGAGGGTCTATTGTAACTATTGTTGTGAAGAATCTTGTCAGTTTGTTCTGGATGCCATGTAATACGGAATAAGAATCGCATTAACACATTAACACATTTTATATGCGATGTATCacaatttaaaatgttttcttttcctttttaaacCTTGTGCAGATATTTACCTTCAATTTTCAGCATTACTACTAATGAGTAGTATTTGtcttttgttatttttgtattcctattattttaaggaagaaagtttttatttaaatccatattattctttataGACAAGAAATAACTTAAGTTTACATTTTGTAgtgatatattatttaagaattttaaaatagcattttattttttaaattgtacATAAACAAAATGGATAGTTAAATTCGAAGAGAATTATATCcttatgaaataataaaaaataaaacaaaaattattttttatctttttcttcAAATAGTTGTGTtgttaatacaaaaaaaaaattaaaataaaaaaaatataaagttaCGTATacaatatgatatataacaataatatgaataaaaaaaaatagactAAATTGTTTTCTCATTTTTCTACTagctatatatacatacatggATGTGTGTGTGAATTGGCTGTGGCTATTTTCTTtgccaaaaaaaataaacatgtTTGTATGCTTATACATTATTAATGAAGAGAAGGGAAATCAATATCATATCGTTTAGGGTTAAGCATTAGATCATCACCTCTGTCATACcgtttttcatataaagaTATATCTCTACAATattctaaattatttataatattatttgaataatattGTTGAAATGGTGagatattatttataaagttGTTGTAATTAGGATGGGAATTAATCtgtgtattatttattattaatggataaaataatttatttgtattattaaaatttgtttgcATTGTGTTAGGAATTATGATAGAGGGTTGAGGGTTTAGTGTAGgattttgttcatttattaatctatttattgttttttttttttttttttttttttttttctttggTGTTGTATTcgatttttcattatttatattaacatCTTGCTCATCTATttgatcattttttatatcatcaaAATTTGTTACTTCGGAGTAGGTATTATTAGTGTTTTCCGTATTATActtatttgcattttttttttttcctgattttttttgagaTGATGTTGATATCATTTGTGTTTGGCCCTCTTCATGAGAATTTACTTCATTTTGTATGTCTGTCCATTTTgtgttattatttgttgGTTTGATTTTGTCGAATTGTTTTGAAACATTTGATGGGATTCTTGGGGGTGTGCAAGATTCAATTGTGGAATTTTTCAACGTTTTAAAAGTTTCTGATGTGTCATATGAAATAGTATTATTTTGCAAATCCTTTTCagttatattaatattgtctagcgttttttttttggatccctttccttttttatccAGATTTGTATTTTGGCTagcataaaattttttgctATTACTCAATTTTAGCTTGCTTCCGTTTTTATTCTGAACATTCATATTTGATTTGTTAAATCCAGGATTTATAGGAGGATGATCTTGTTCATAATTAATGTTTGCTTCCTTCATAGGTTGATTATTATAAGTGATTGTATTactgttcatatttttttctttatttgtaGCATTTTCGCTAGCTGGagtcatattattatcacttTTTACCTTGCcttttctattatttttctgactgttcatattattttgattattaAAGTTAGTAATATGATTAGGGGGTTTGTAATTTGGATGATATTTATTAGGTTtagacatttttttatgattaaTTTGCGAATTATTAAACTTCAAAAAAGGAGAATATCCTTGTATATTGCATGGATAATTAggataaattaaattaggATTAGGTATagaattataattaataatatcattgttcattttattttccggACTATTGACCATATTAATAGTTTTATCAGTATTACAATAAAATTGGGAAGGTGGTAAATTAACAATAGGATTAATATCAAACATTggcatattattattatttacatattgATGGTtaatcatattattatatgtattataataattgtttatacaaaaataaggGTCAATGTGTGTATTTGTTGTTAGCCCATTTAATGGTATGGTATGAGGTgggataatatatatgttgtCATTTTTAAGTGTGTGTGGTACAATATTTGGAAGAGTAGTAGAcgttgaattattttttgtgtttttattaaagttagaaaaaattctagctctaattttattatattcttgTTCTCTTTGTTCTAGTGTTTTTTCTCCCtttgtatttttactatttaaattgtgtttatttgtattatttttattgttattcCGTCGGTTAGAATTGGCaacattttcatattcatcattattattattatttataatgtcCCCTTGATcatatttgttatatttaatttcatttctttttaaaagcacaattttttttttcccacCCATAGAATTTTTCATGGAAAGATTAGGGGACTCACCATTTGCAATTTCAATGGtactatttatatcttcacatgtttttttgttttcattttcacatatatttgtatttttttttttatctgcTGACATTCTGTGTGTATATTTGAATGTTCTTTCCCCCGCTATTTTGCTATAACAAGTTTTATATAGTATGCTACAAAATTACaactcttttttttttttatttttggagtttcaactttttaaatgttcttatgaaaaaagaaaaaatatgatcaCTAGACTTTGGTAACAGTTTTATGTTTCCCTATTTAACGGGAATTTGTTATTTTCCCTGTTGTTTATAAACTTTGCAAtctagtaaaaaatataagtagCTCAAAATAGGTATGTCATACaatttgatatttttttaattgtcgtttttttttttctgtatCCTTTCCCCAGTGTTTATATTAAAGTTATTGGAAAAAAGGGAAGTCCGtatcataaaaaacaaaaatcaTAATGAACGAGTTTAAGGAAATAGGAATTAATTTACATGGATGTTATATATCGAGTATTACTTTGCTTGTTCATTTGTTTACTTGACTTTttcctatatatttttgacgGTATTCTCTAcaattgtttttaaatatacaatGTTATACTTACTGTTCTTAtggtatttatatatacataacatacaagaaaataaaaagtagaATGAATTTTAATTATCCGTACactgataaaaaatagtgtaATAATACATGCATTTTTCTTGTGGGAAAAATAAGctcattaattttgtaagtatatatatattataattttttaataccaCTTTAAACATATGTATGTTATTCTTACAATTCTTATTTTAGTGTACTTGCATGTATTACTTTGTTTTGTATAgctttaatataaataaggaCATGTAAAACGAAGGAGAAAAAACGAGATTGGTATTAAAATGGTATGAACTGTAGGTATTCTTTAATAgtatatacaataataatgaaaaaataatcacaaaaatgtgtttatatattttatataagtatatgaaataaatttccTAAGATTGTACTGTACGATCCGATAtgaacataatatatatgtgcatatattatatatcataatatattgaaaaaaaaatttgatatatttgaaattagcataaatattaatgtgaatatttttaagtataagaaaaataaaaggatatttttccatttaaataatttataaaattaaggacgctgtttttataaaatttattaaaaaatgcattAATGCATATaggttgtttttttttttgacaaAATTGTAAACATTTATGTTAGGCATACACacaaatatgaaaaatataatggataaatatgcatatttttgtaatactgtttttgtattatatatattttaacaataacattatgcatatattggTATAccttaaatatttatgaaaaaataataatataaaataagtaacaaaaaattatagacAGTTTAATATACTGTTcttattgttttatttgtaatgtataatttttaaatggaataaaaatgtaaaatttgtcattttatgtaaataaataaatatatatatttgcttatttatttatgcatTGGTCAGGCTGTTCATATGTAGGAGTATGTGTGtgaagtatttttttattgcttgttcataaaattttgttaCAAGTTAAGGGATACTAAAACTAAGGGATATTTGTATCGATATAAATGGTCAAATcaataaaagatatatatatatggttTATAATTTCAAAATTGTGAGTATTTGTTTgtactttttaaattgagCATATTCATAACTTGGTAAATGCCTTTATACCATGCTGGCATGGAGATGGTGTAGAATGATAGAGCATGCATTATTTACATTAAGACTATTAAcaattaaattatcatttgtattttttaaataggGATGAAGGTTTTGTtcatcaaataaattatttatataaatgcaaTTGTctgaattttttataatatcttCACTAAGCCCTTTGCTTTCATTACCCAGTATTACCATcactttttcatttttatttatttttacatttttaagttctacaaaattgtttatttgtGTGTTATTCTTCGGGATGCCTTAGATAGTTCAGAGGGAATGaaaaatagtgaaaaaaatgtaaaaaaatagtgaaaaaaatgtaaaaaattagtgaaaaaatgtaaacaaTTAGGATATTTGCCTGAGCATGTCAGGTATTTTTGgttataacatttttgttcatgtaataatatatacaataaaatttaaacacatttttataaaaaataaaatgcccatttttgtgtatatatgGTTATTCATTAGTATATTACTTGTAGACAGTATGGTAAatcctttttcttttaatgatgaaataaagttttcctaaaaaaaataataataaatttcaaACAAATTGTGTGTGCtaaaaaagtttttttttatgcattGTACAGAAAAATCAATGATAGCTATTTTTAGTTTaccatattatttacatgaaaaaaattcaaatattcTGAGGATCCAACACTTGAATGTAGAATAGGTGTATCTATTTTGatagaatttttattttcacctttttttctttttcgttttaaaaatatagaatcccctccaaaaaataaaatagaccTACAGATATTTCCAACATTCATATTATCATAAACATTATGTaagcaaatatatatattattatttgtttttttttgactatttataaaatgcttataatttttcatatatctATATGGTGCTTCAATTATAATGTCATTGTGGGGAAATCCGCCTACTAGTTCATCCATTTCATTTTTgctcatatatatagttggtatatttttttcttttattgtatttagAATATAATCATAGGTCTCTTTGTGGATCTTCTTATTTCTTTTGATGGTTTTGTTGATCTATTTTGGTggcaataataaaaaaaaggtgGCGTGTGTAAGTATGGGAAAGTATTTTATGAATTGGTCAGAagaaaacgaaaaaatgaaacaaataGGATATGCAggtatatatagaaaagtgggttgatatattttaataaacttACTATAGCTTTATCgatttttctttcattttttttaagtactGAATATACAGAATTCAAGCCATATATGTAATCAACATCATTTTGATTTTGTATATCTAAAAAAGtgtttctttttatatttgttgatatattatattttttgtcattATATAAGTTGattaatttgtatttttttttgtttgtaGAGGTAGGTACTCTATCAAGATTAATTCGATTTATAGTatgatcattttttataataaattttttaggAGTCAGGAAAAATAGGAGTATAAAATGTTTGGCATATTTCTTTTGCATGTGGTTGTgttgatattattttttgtgacTATTCAATTTGAAAGTATGAATATGGAATTAGTTCGAATATGACAAAATGTGTTTTATTCCAATTTGTGATATAGCCATTTgcaaaaatagaaaaaaaaaaaaaaaattataaattccCGGAAAACGACCTTTAATTTTCCAATTTCGTAAAAGTTAAGAAGTTTATTAAATTGAtgttacaaaataataattgtaaCTTAAGTTTATagattaaaaatttaagaatttttttttgctgaTTTGGTTGAGAATATTTAATGGATATACATCCAAATAATGGATAGGTAAATAATCGAATTTGATTTAAAGGTTGATtagttttaaaatatgatatagTTTGACCAATGTTGTATATCATGTTTTGAAGTCACATTTgattaaaacaaattaaagtgataaataaaaatggaaaaaataaataaaaatgtaaaacgaaaaaatgtaaaatatataaaacaaattgcTTGTAAAAAAGTTGTATACGTAATGaatatgattattttttttttttaaatttattttttttgtataattctTGATTTTCTTTCATTTCAATTTCCGATAATCGTAAAGCTTCAAGAGCTTGAGTATGATAAACTAAAACATCATGTTCATCTATATCAGTAAATTtgtcaatttttttatttaattgtttttCAATTACTAAAAAGGCTTCAACATCATATTGAGTAACAAATGTGATTGATTTTCCAGTTTTACCAGCTCTAGCAGTTCTTCCGACtctatgtatatattctttacaTGAAcataaatcaaaattaataacaattttaatattttgtaaatctAAACCACGTGCACCAACTTGAGttgaaattaaaatattatatttatttgttttaaaaagatTTAAACTACTTAATCGTTGGTTTTGTGTTAATTTTCCATGTAAGCAAATTGATTTTAATCCTAGATTgcgacaaaaaaaatttaatttctGAGCAGTTGCACAAGTATTAgtaaagataataatatttttatttgtaaaataaaaacataaactACATAAATAagtgtatttatattttaggggtaagaatatataagtttctattaatgttttaacggtactatatttatttgatacTTCAATTTTAATTGGATTTTTAAGTGatgctttttttaatttggcTACACTTTTTGTCATAGTAgcagaaaataaaaatgtaattcGACTGTTAGGTAAAATTAATAGAAGTTTATTTATTGATGATTCAAAATCGAgagataataatttatcagCTTCATCAAAGACaagatattttaaattttttaaattaaaaccttttgtattatttaaatgatcAAGTATTCTTCCAGGGGTACTAATTATAATGTTCGGTTTTTTAGCTAAGTTTAAAGATTGT
This region includes:
- a CDS encoding replication factor C subunit 2, putative; its protein translation is MSNLPWVEKYRPKKLDDIVHQTNAISMLKEVIKTKNMPHLIFHGPPGTGKTSAINALAHELFGKENISERVLELNASDDRGINVVREKIKAYTRISISKNKINNETNEALPPWKLVVLDEADMMTEDAQSALRRIIEIYSNVTRFILICNYIHKISDPIYSRCSCYRFQGIPINIKKEKLLYICNNENINISDDALTKIIETTQGDLRRAVSVLQLCSCIDSKITVESVLDISGLPDNDIILKIVDSCKVKDFKILEKTIQDIIEDGFDVSYIFKALNEYFVMCQDINDSIKYQILMELSRHDFRLHNGATKYIQLMSFASSVHSLLNQA
- a CDS encoding apicoplast RNA methyltransferase precursor, putative produces the protein MQKKYAKHFILLFFLTPKKFIIKNDHTINRINLDRVPTSTNKKKYKLINLYNDKKYNISTNIKRNTFLDIQNQNDVDYIYGLNSVYSVLKKNERKIDKAIINKTIKRNKKIHKETYDYILNTIKEKNIPTIYMSKNEMDELVGGFPHNDIIIEAPYRYMKNYKHFINSQKKTNNNIYICLHNVYDNMNVGNICRSILFFGGDSIFLKRKRKKGENKNSIKIDTPILHSSVGSSEYLNFFHVNNMENFISSLKEKGFTILSTSIPKNNTQINNFVELKNVKINKNEKVMVILGNESKGLSEDIIKNSDNCIYINNLFDEQNLHPYLKNTNDNLIVNSLNVNNACSIILHHLHASMV
- a CDS encoding ATP-dependent RNA helicase DDX47, putative, which codes for MKHHDINDVLKNFDKKLNKNYKILKEEEIQNMQDEYEEKVKEKNKIKNKLINKKNKSNKNEPTDSDSNQSEQEDQFVEDQPNEQNDSEEITSFSQLNICEEVLQSIQELGWEKPTLIQQKVLPLVFQKRDIIGLSETGSGKTACFIIPILQELKYKKQSFFALIISPTRELCIQIAQNAQALGSNLLINICTIFGGVDIVTQSLNLAKKPNIIISTPGRILDHLNNTKGFNLKNLKYLVFDEADKLLSLDFESSINKLLLILPNSRITFLFSATMTKSVAKLKKASLKNPIKIEVSNKYSTVKTLIETYIFLPLKYKYTYLCSLCFYFTNKNIIIFTNTCATAQKLNFFCRNLGLKSICLHGKLTQNQRLSSLNLFKTNKYNILISTQVGARGLDLQNIKIVINFDLCSCKEYIHRVGRTARAGKTGKSITFVTQYDVEAFLVIEKQLNKKIDKFTDIDEHDVLVYHTQALEALRLSEIEMKENQELYKKNKFKKKK